From Sphingomonas bisphenolicum, one genomic window encodes:
- a CDS encoding universal stress protein, whose protein sequence is MRTYLVVVDESPEAETALRFAARRAAKTGGAVRILALIPPAEFVQWGGVQATMEDEALQRAEALVTSAAGTLTDESGIRPSITVRQGEAVAVVRGTLEEMDDVAALVLGAAASGNPGKLVTHFAGADAGKLPCPLMIIPGGLDSEAIDRLS, encoded by the coding sequence GTGCGGACATATCTGGTTGTCGTGGACGAATCGCCGGAAGCGGAAACCGCTTTGCGGTTCGCCGCGCGGCGCGCAGCCAAAACCGGCGGCGCGGTCCGCATCCTGGCGCTGATCCCGCCGGCCGAGTTCGTACAATGGGGCGGCGTCCAGGCCACCATGGAGGACGAAGCGCTGCAACGCGCAGAGGCGCTGGTGACCAGCGCAGCGGGGACGCTGACCGATGAATCGGGCATCCGTCCCAGCATTACCGTGAGACAGGGTGAGGCGGTCGCTGTCGTGCGCGGCACACTGGAGGAAATGGACGATGTCGCGGCGCTCGTTCTGGGCGCTGCGGCAAGCGGCAATCCGGGCAAGCTCGTTACGCATTTCGCGGGCGCTGACGCGGGCAAGCTGCCCTGCCCGCTCATGATCATTCCGGGCGGGCTGGATAGCGAGGCGATCGACCGGCTGAGTTGA
- the rnr gene encoding ribonuclease R, protein MASTPKNKASAPARTKVRPAGFPTRDAVMDFITSSDQPAGKREIAKAFGLKGQEKIALKALLKDMADEGLIDLGPARAFHKMGGVPKVTVLRIVDVDDTTLIATPERWEAEGQPAPRLRVLERGKRGALTIGDRILARTEEAGRGYVAHVMKKLAKASEELLGVVEVMADGKLWLRPVDKRIRKDTPISDVGNAKPGDLVLAEPHGRPPRIAARVTDILGDPFAPRSFSLIAIHKHGIPHVFPERVEEEAITASALPLHADKREDLRHLPIVAIDPSDARDHDDAVWATPDEDEGNAGGYKAIVAIADVSYYVRPGSALDKEARKRGNSVYFPDQVVPMLPHDLSSDMCSLRAGQDRAAMACHLTINAQGKVTGWRFTRAVIRVAAVLAYEDAQAAIDGAEADAAPTASRKQADELLDVALKPLWTCWALLRKARDARDPLALDLPERRVVLDEHGKIVSVAVRERLDAHMLIEDYMIAANVAAAKALEAKKAPVMYRVHEAPGREKLVALKDYLATFDMNFALGQVIRPSTFNALIRKIAESEEKEQIMVQILRSQTQAYYSPQNMGHFGLALGSYAHFTSPIRRYADLLVHRALVGAYSLELPAPKGDAIPSRSSLSQDDYENMGRVGELISGHERRAMEAERETVDRYVAAFLSAHVGEIVKARITGVQNFGFFATVDGLGGDGLVPVSTMGAEHFFYDEAGKALQGVESGDRYTVGQRLELRLAEADPINGSLRFELPDNPAPRGGLLKRDRTRPGIKRGRPTNIRHMGAKRGKHKR, encoded by the coding sequence ATGGCATCGACCCCCAAGAACAAAGCATCCGCCCCCGCGCGCACCAAAGTCCGGCCCGCCGGCTTTCCGACCCGCGACGCGGTGATGGACTTCATCACCAGTTCCGACCAGCCCGCCGGCAAGCGCGAGATCGCCAAGGCGTTCGGCCTCAAGGGGCAGGAAAAGATCGCGCTCAAGGCGTTGCTCAAGGATATGGCGGACGAGGGGCTGATCGATCTCGGCCCCGCCCGCGCCTTCCACAAGATGGGTGGCGTGCCCAAGGTCACGGTGCTGCGCATCGTCGATGTCGACGACACGACCCTGATCGCCACCCCCGAACGGTGGGAAGCCGAAGGCCAGCCTGCGCCCCGCCTGCGCGTGCTGGAACGCGGCAAACGCGGCGCCTTGACCATCGGCGACCGCATCCTCGCCCGCACCGAGGAAGCCGGGCGCGGCTATGTCGCGCACGTCATGAAGAAGCTCGCCAAGGCCAGCGAGGAATTGCTGGGCGTGGTGGAGGTGATGGCCGACGGCAAGCTATGGCTGCGCCCGGTCGACAAGCGCATCCGCAAGGATACGCCGATCAGCGACGTCGGCAACGCCAAGCCCGGTGACCTGGTGCTGGCCGAACCCCATGGCCGCCCGCCGCGCATTGCCGCCCGCGTCACCGACATTCTCGGCGACCCCTTCGCCCCGCGCAGCTTCAGCCTGATCGCGATCCACAAGCATGGCATCCCCCATGTCTTCCCGGAGCGGGTGGAGGAGGAGGCGATCACCGCCTCCGCCCTGCCATTGCATGCGGACAAGCGCGAAGATCTGCGCCACCTGCCGATCGTCGCGATCGATCCGTCCGACGCCCGCGACCATGACGATGCCGTCTGGGCGACCCCGGACGAGGATGAGGGCAATGCCGGCGGCTATAAGGCTATCGTCGCCATCGCCGACGTCAGCTACTATGTCCGGCCCGGTAGCGCGCTGGACAAGGAAGCGCGCAAGCGCGGCAACAGCGTCTATTTCCCCGACCAGGTCGTGCCGATGCTGCCCCACGACCTCTCGTCCGACATGTGTTCGCTCCGCGCCGGGCAGGACCGGGCGGCGATGGCCTGCCACCTCACCATCAACGCCCAGGGCAAGGTCACGGGCTGGCGCTTCACCCGCGCCGTGATCCGCGTCGCGGCGGTGCTGGCTTATGAAGATGCGCAGGCCGCGATCGACGGAGCGGAAGCCGACGCTGCGCCGACAGCATCGCGCAAGCAGGCGGACGAATTGCTCGACGTCGCCCTCAAACCGCTCTGGACCTGCTGGGCGCTGCTGCGCAAGGCGCGGGACGCGCGCGATCCGCTGGCGCTCGACCTGCCAGAACGCCGCGTGGTGCTGGACGAGCATGGCAAGATCGTCAGCGTCGCGGTGCGGGAACGGCTCGACGCCCATATGCTGATCGAGGATTATATGATCGCGGCCAACGTCGCGGCGGCCAAGGCGCTGGAGGCGAAGAAGGCCCCCGTCATGTACCGCGTGCATGAAGCGCCGGGCCGCGAAAAACTGGTCGCGCTCAAGGACTATCTCGCCACCTTCGACATGAATTTCGCGCTTGGTCAGGTCATCCGCCCATCGACCTTCAACGCGCTGATCCGCAAAATCGCAGAGTCGGAGGAGAAGGAGCAGATCATGGTCCAGATCCTGCGCAGCCAGACCCAGGCCTATTACAGCCCGCAAAATATGGGCCATTTCGGCCTCGCGCTGGGCAGCTACGCCCATTTTACCTCGCCCATCCGCCGCTATGCGGACCTGCTGGTGCATCGCGCGCTGGTCGGCGCCTACAGCCTGGAACTGCCCGCGCCCAAGGGCGACGCGATCCCGAGCCGCTCGTCGCTCAGCCAGGACGATTATGAGAATATGGGGCGGGTCGGCGAACTCATCTCCGGCCATGAACGCCGCGCGATGGAGGCGGAGCGCGAGACCGTCGATCGCTATGTCGCGGCCTTCCTGTCCGCCCATGTCGGCGAAATCGTCAAGGCGCGCATCACCGGGGTCCAGAATTTCGGCTTCTTCGCCACGGTCGACGGGCTGGGCGGCGACGGACTGGTGCCGGTGTCCACCATGGGCGCCGAACATTTTTTTTATGACGAAGCGGGCAAGGCCTTGCAGGGCGTCGAAAGCGGCGATCGCTACACGGTCGGCCAGCGGCTGGAACTGCGATTGGCGGAAGCCGATCCGATCAACGGCTCGCTACGCTTTGAACTGCCCGACAATCCCGCGCCCCGCGGCGGCCTGTTGAAGCGCGATCGCACCCGTCCCGGCATCAAGCGCGGCCGACCGACCAATATCCGGCATATGGGGGCGAAGCGCGGCAAGCATAAGCGGTAA
- a CDS encoding MOSC domain-containing protein: MTTPFMTIDALLVGTPAPFRDGDYSAIAKRPVDGVVRITWDGFEQDAVADPIHHGGWDKAIHLYPQDHYGWWRGRKPDQPLLDAPGAFGENIASRGMTEADICLGDRFSLGSAVVEVSHGRQPCWKLDHRFGARDVMTTIIKTARSGLYFRVIRQGEAESGTRMDLLDRPLPDWSIARIFQLLIGGGHKRDPDAVCALADMPLLAEAWRERARKLAA, translated from the coding sequence ATGACGACGCCCTTCATGACCATCGACGCGCTGCTGGTCGGCACACCCGCACCCTTTCGCGACGGCGACTATAGCGCCATCGCCAAGCGACCCGTTGATGGCGTCGTGCGCATCACATGGGACGGGTTCGAACAAGATGCGGTAGCCGACCCCATCCATCATGGTGGCTGGGACAAGGCGATCCATCTCTACCCGCAGGATCATTATGGCTGGTGGCGGGGCCGCAAGCCCGACCAGCCCTTGCTCGACGCGCCCGGCGCCTTTGGCGAGAATATCGCCTCGCGCGGGATGACGGAGGCGGACATCTGCCTGGGCGATCGCTTCTCGCTGGGCAGCGCGGTGGTGGAGGTCAGCCACGGCCGCCAGCCCTGCTGGAAGCTCGACCATCGCTTCGGCGCACGCGACGTCATGACGACGATCATCAAGACCGCGCGTAGCGGCCTCTATTTCCGCGTCATCCGGCAGGGCGAGGCGGAATCCGGCACGCGCATGGACCTGCTGGACCGTCCCTTGCCCGACTGGAGCATCGCCCGGATTTTCCAGTTGCTGATCGGCGGTGGCCACAAACGCGATCCCGACGCTGTTTGCGCGCTGGCGGACATGCCGCTCCTGGCCGAAGCCTGGCGGGAGAGGGCACGCAAACTGGCGGCATAG
- a CDS encoding hypervirulence associated TUDOR domain-containing protein, which translates to MTETFRKGTRVKWNWGQGVGRGRIAERFDRHVERTIEGSLIRRNGSPRDPAYLIQADSGGEVLKLRSELSSG; encoded by the coding sequence ATGACCGAGACTTTCCGTAAAGGAACGCGGGTCAAATGGAATTGGGGGCAGGGCGTCGGCCGAGGACGTATCGCGGAACGGTTCGATCGCCATGTCGAGCGCACCATCGAAGGATCGCTGATCCGCCGCAACGGCTCGCCGCGCGACCCCGCCTATCTCATTCAGGCAGATAGCGGCGGTGAGGTGCTCAAGCTGCGGTCCGAACTCAGCAGCGGCTGA
- a CDS encoding glycosyltransferase family 4 protein — translation MDATGLRVALFSGNYNYVRDGANQALNRFVTYLLRQGAAVRVYSPTTPTPAFDPAGDLVSTPSFPVPGRKEYRVPYRMSAQVRRDLKAFAPNVVHLSSPDPLGHRALSWARARGLPTVASVHTRFETYPRYYGLAFLEPLIESILRRFYRRCDAIVAPSESMAQLLRDQRMNYDVGIWTRGIDREIFHPGRRDLGWRRSLGIADDAPAIGFIGRLVMEKGLDVFSDAIDQLAARQVQHKVLVVGEGPAREWFQNRLPDAVFTGFQKGAELGRAVASMDVLFNPSVTETFGNVTLEAMACGLPTVAARATGSESLVTDGVTGRLIRPGAIGAFADALQAYCIDDGARQVAGAAAQQRAERNGWDQVNQALVDTYLRVIRQRAQGLAPRSSPVP, via the coding sequence ATGGATGCTACCGGCCTGCGCGTCGCCCTGTTCAGCGGCAATTATAATTATGTGCGCGATGGCGCGAACCAGGCGCTCAACCGCTTCGTGACCTATTTGCTGCGGCAGGGGGCGGCCGTGCGCGTCTATTCGCCCACCACCCCCACCCCGGCCTTCGATCCGGCCGGGGATCTGGTCAGCACGCCGTCCTTCCCGGTGCCGGGGCGCAAGGAATATCGAGTCCCCTATCGCATGTCGGCGCAGGTTCGCCGCGATCTCAAGGCGTTCGCGCCCAATGTCGTGCATCTGTCGAGCCCCGATCCGCTGGGGCACCGGGCATTGAGCTGGGCGCGCGCGCGCGGGCTGCCGACCGTGGCGTCGGTGCATACGCGGTTCGAAACCTATCCGCGCTATTATGGGCTGGCCTTTCTGGAGCCGCTGATCGAATCCATCCTGCGCCGCTTCTATCGCCGCTGCGACGCGATCGTCGCGCCATCCGAATCGATGGCGCAACTGCTGCGCGATCAGCGGATGAACTATGATGTCGGCATCTGGACACGCGGCATCGACCGGGAGATTTTCCATCCCGGCCGCCGCGACCTGGGCTGGCGGCGGTCGCTGGGCATCGCCGACGACGCGCCCGCCATCGGCTTCATCGGCCGGCTGGTGATGGAAAAGGGGCTGGACGTCTTTTCCGACGCAATCGACCAGCTCGCCGCCCGGCAGGTGCAGCACAAGGTGCTGGTGGTGGGCGAAGGCCCGGCGCGCGAATGGTTCCAGAACCGGCTGCCAGATGCAGTTTTTACCGGCTTCCAGAAGGGGGCGGAGCTGGGCCGTGCAGTCGCCAGCATGGACGTGCTGTTCAACCCGTCGGTGACCGAGACGTTCGGCAATGTCACGCTGGAGGCGATGGCGTGCGGCCTCCCCACCGTCGCGGCGCGGGCCACCGGCAGCGAGAGCCTGGTCACGGACGGCGTCACCGGGCGGCTGATCCGCCCCGGCGCGATCGGCGCCTTCGCCGACGCATTGCAGGCCTATTGCATCGATGACGGCGCGCGGCAGGTGGCGGGCGCGGCGGCGCAGCAACGGGCGGAGCGCAATGGATGGGACCAGGTCAACCAGGCGCTGGTCGACACCTATCTGCGCGTCATCCGCCAGCGCGCCCAGGGGCTGGCGCCGCGATCCAGCCCGGTTCCATAA
- a CDS encoding replication-associated recombination protein A gives MADLFASDDLPADGPADTAPLADRLRPRTLADVVGQEHLTGPDGAIGRMVAAGRLSSIILWGPPGTGKTTTARLLADAVGMRFAPISAVFSGVADLKKLFANARDHARRGEKTLLFVDEIHRFNRAQQDGFLPFVEDGTVTLVGATTENPSFELNAALLSRAQVLILRRLDAAALEQLLDRAEALTGRPVPIDAAAREALVASADGDGRFLLNQVETLYAIDLPQPLDPAGLSALLHRRVAVYDKDREGHYNLISALHKSLRGSDPQAALYYLARMLTAGEEPLYVLRRLVRFATEDIGLADPQAVVQCLAAKDAYDFLGSPEGELAIVQACLYCATAPKSNAAYAAMKASFKSARDTGSLMPPMNIVNAPTKLMKQVGYGKGYQYDHDAAEGFSGANYWPDEMTPQIFYAPTDRGFEARIAERIAHWDRLRAERGGG, from the coding sequence ATGGCCGACCTTTTCGCTTCCGATGATCTTCCTGCCGACGGACCGGCGGACACCGCCCCCCTCGCCGATCGGCTGCGCCCGCGCACGCTGGCCGATGTGGTGGGACAGGAACATCTGACCGGGCCGGACGGCGCGATCGGCCGGATGGTGGCGGCCGGGCGGCTGTCATCGATCATATTATGGGGGCCGCCCGGCACCGGCAAGACGACCACGGCGCGGCTGCTGGCCGATGCGGTGGGGATGCGCTTTGCCCCGATATCGGCGGTATTTTCGGGCGTGGCCGACCTCAAGAAACTTTTCGCGAACGCCAGGGACCATGCCCGGCGCGGCGAGAAGACATTATTGTTCGTGGACGAGATCCACCGCTTCAACCGGGCGCAACAGGACGGTTTCCTGCCCTTCGTCGAGGACGGTACGGTGACTTTGGTCGGGGCGACGACCGAAAATCCGAGTTTCGAGCTGAACGCGGCCCTGCTGTCGCGGGCGCAGGTGCTGATCCTGCGGCGGCTGGACGCGGCCGCGCTGGAGCAGTTGCTCGACCGGGCCGAGGCGCTGACGGGGCGGCCGGTGCCGATCGACGCCGCCGCGCGCGAGGCGCTGGTGGCGAGCGCGGATGGCGACGGGCGCTTCCTGCTCAACCAGGTCGAGACGCTCTATGCGATCGATTTGCCGCAGCCGCTCGATCCGGCCGGCCTGTCCGCCCTGCTCCACCGCCGGGTCGCGGTGTATGACAAGGACCGGGAGGGGCATTATAATCTCATCTCCGCGCTGCATAAGTCGCTGCGCGGGTCGGACCCGCAGGCGGCGCTCTATTATCTGGCGCGGATGCTGACGGCGGGGGAAGAGCCGCTTTATGTACTGCGCCGGCTGGTGCGCTTCGCGACGGAGGATATCGGCCTCGCCGATCCGCAGGCGGTGGTGCAGTGCCTGGCCGCCAAGGACGCCTATGATTTCCTGGGATCGCCCGAGGGCGAGCTGGCGATCGTACAGGCGTGCCTCTATTGCGCGACCGCGCCCAAGTCGAACGCAGCCTATGCGGCGATGAAGGCGTCGTTCAAATCGGCGCGCGACACCGGGTCGCTGATGCCGCCGATGAACATCGTCAACGCCCCCACCAAGCTGATGAAGCAGGTCGGTTACGGCAAGGGCTATCAATATGACCATGACGCGGCGGAGGGCTTTTCCGGGGCCAATTACTGGCCGGACGAGATGACGCCGCAGATTTTCTATGCGCCGACCGATCGCGGGTTCGAGGCGCGGATCGCCGAGCGCATCGCCCATTGGGACCGGTTGCGGGCGGAACGCGGGGGCGGGTGA
- a CDS encoding cupin domain-containing protein, with product MRADDERDGRALIDRLGLAPHPEGGWYLETWRAAESPGERAAGTAILFLLEAHQRSHWHRVDADEHWFWHAGAPLVLSIAPPGAPARDLLLGPDILGGQRPQGWVPAHHWQASTPQGGWVLVSCTVTPGFDFAGFSLAPPDWSPPG from the coding sequence ATGCGGGCGGACGACGAACGGGATGGACGGGCGCTGATCGACCGGCTCGGCCTCGCCCCGCATCCCGAAGGCGGCTGGTATTTGGAGACGTGGCGTGCGGCGGAATCGCCCGGCGAGCGTGCTGCCGGCACGGCGATCCTGTTCCTGCTGGAGGCGCATCAGCGTTCCCACTGGCATCGTGTCGATGCCGACGAACATTGGTTCTGGCACGCTGGCGCGCCGCTGGTCCTGTCGATCGCGCCGCCGGGCGCGCCGGCCCGCGATCTACTGCTGGGGCCGGACATTCTGGGCGGTCAGAGGCCGCAAGGCTGGGTGCCGGCGCATCATTGGCAGGCATCGACACCGCAAGGAGGATGGGTGTTGGTCAGTTGCACCGTCACGCCGGGCTTTGATTTTGCTGGCTTTTCCCTGGCGCCGCCGGACTGGTCGCCGCCCGGCTGA
- a CDS encoding glycine zipper 2TM domain-containing protein, which produces MRKALLALAAVSLAIPMSMAVPTDGAQARKHYRYKEWRGRDGRTYCRKSNGTTGLIVGGVGGALVGRAIDTRGDRATGTILGAAGGALLGKSIDSKRTCR; this is translated from the coding sequence ATGCGTAAAGCTCTACTCGCCCTGGCCGCCGTTTCGCTGGCCATTCCCATGTCCATGGCGGTGCCGACCGACGGCGCGCAGGCGCGCAAACATTATCGCTATAAGGAATGGCGTGGCCGCGACGGCCGGACCTATTGCCGCAAGTCGAACGGCACCACCGGCCTGATCGTCGGCGGCGTGGGTGGCGCGCTGGTCGGCCGGGCGATCGATACCCGCGGTGACCGTGCGACCGGCACGATTCTCGGCGCTGCCGGCGGCGCCCTGCTGGGCAAGTCGATCGACAGCAAGCGCACCTGTCGCTGA
- a CDS encoding EVE domain-containing protein, whose translation MNYWLMKSEPDVFSYDDLVRKGKAEWDGVRNHAAQGHMKAMRKGDLAFFYHSNIGLEAVGIMTIVEEAAPDSTDDSGKWIAVHVAPHEKLARPVSLKAMKADSALSDMVMLRQSRLSVAPLTKEQFDHIVAMSKA comes from the coding sequence ATGAACTACTGGCTGATGAAATCGGAACCCGATGTCTTTTCCTATGACGATCTCGTCAGGAAAGGGAAGGCCGAATGGGACGGGGTGCGCAACCATGCCGCACAGGGTCATATGAAGGCGATGCGCAAGGGCGATCTGGCCTTCTTCTACCATAGCAATATCGGACTTGAGGCGGTCGGTATCATGACGATCGTCGAAGAAGCCGCGCCCGACAGCACCGACGACAGCGGGAAGTGGATCGCCGTCCATGTCGCGCCGCATGAAAAACTCGCGCGGCCAGTGTCGCTCAAGGCGATGAAGGCGGATTCAGCCCTGTCCGACATGGTGATGCTGCGCCAATCGCGCCTTTCCGTCGCCCCTCTGACCAAAGAGCAATTCGACCATATCGTCGCAATGTCAAAGGCTTGA
- a CDS encoding isopenicillin N synthase family dioxygenase: MSQAVLDQVPVLSMEAMSKADFAAAFGRSFQQFGFAMVKDPGMDQALVDDGWALARRFFALPEDVKQRYNARVNGGQRGYTAFGTEIAKGASENDLKEFWHVGRDLPEGDPLAATMPPNIWPEEMPEFEPVFAKLYREFDRVGAELLSAIALYLGLPERWFDGPIDNGNSILRLLHYPPVSPQAPGIRAGAHEDINLITLLLGAEEGGLELKDRGGNWLPVVPPPGALAINVGDMLQRLTNHLLPSTSHRVVNPPPERRGHSRYSMPFFLHLRPDFMIDALPQCVNEENPRRDPPISAHDYLTERLIEIGLIKKG; encoded by the coding sequence GTGTCGCAAGCGGTACTGGATCAGGTGCCTGTCCTGTCCATGGAGGCAATGAGCAAGGCGGATTTCGCCGCGGCGTTCGGCCGATCCTTCCAGCAGTTCGGCTTCGCCATGGTGAAGGACCCTGGCATGGACCAGGCGCTGGTCGATGACGGCTGGGCGCTGGCCCGGCGCTTCTTCGCGCTGCCGGAGGATGTGAAGCAGCGCTACAACGCCAGGGTCAATGGCGGACAGCGGGGCTATACCGCGTTCGGCACCGAGATCGCCAAAGGCGCGAGCGAGAACGACCTGAAGGAATTCTGGCATGTCGGCCGCGACCTGCCCGAGGGCGATCCGCTGGCCGCTACGATGCCGCCCAATATATGGCCGGAGGAAATGCCGGAGTTCGAGCCGGTCTTCGCCAAGCTCTATCGCGAGTTCGATCGGGTCGGCGCGGAATTGCTGTCGGCGATCGCGCTCTATCTCGGCCTGCCCGAACGCTGGTTCGACGGACCGATCGACAATGGCAATTCGATCCTGCGGCTGCTCCATTATCCGCCAGTGTCGCCGCAGGCGCCGGGCATTCGCGCGGGCGCGCATGAAGACATCAACCTCATCACCCTGCTGCTGGGCGCGGAAGAAGGCGGGCTGGAGCTAAAGGATCGCGGCGGCAACTGGCTGCCGGTGGTGCCGCCGCCCGGCGCGCTGGCGATCAATGTCGGCGACATGCTGCAACGGCTGACCAACCATCTGCTGCCGTCGACCAGCCACCGCGTGGTCAACCCGCCGCCGGAGCGGCGCGGCCATTCGCGCTATTCCATGCCCTTCTTCCTGCACCTGCGCCCCGATTTCATGATCGACGCGCTGCCGCAATGCGTGAACGAGGAGAATCCACGCCGCGATCCGCCGATCAGCGCGCATGATTATCTGACCGAGCGGCTGATCGAGATCGGGCTGATCAAGAAAGGCTGA
- a CDS encoding dihydroneopterin aldolase produces the protein MQTGFDDFLTLEVNNLHVDVLTGIYSEETHLPQPLRISIRARLRIADHYEPDTALGQSKNYMDLKHAASTALPQGVHFTLIEAVADHIIDTIFLQDDKVSHVEVKIVKLALSERGEEIGITLGRGRK, from the coding sequence ATGCAGACTGGATTTGACGATTTTCTGACGCTGGAGGTCAACAACCTCCATGTCGACGTGCTGACCGGCATTTATTCGGAGGAGACGCATCTCCCCCAGCCGCTGCGCATCTCCATCCGCGCCCGCCTGCGAATCGCCGATCATTACGAGCCGGACACGGCGCTTGGCCAATCCAAAAACTATATGGACCTCAAGCACGCCGCCTCGACCGCGCTGCCCCAGGGCGTGCACTTCACCCTGATCGAAGCGGTGGCAGACCATATCATCGACACCATCTTTCTGCAGGACGACAAGGTCAGCCATGTCGAGGTGAAGATCGTGAAGCTCGCTTTGTCCGAACGCGGCGAGGAAATCGGCATCACCCTGGGCCGCGGCCGGAAGTAA
- a CDS encoding GNAT family N-acetyltransferase, with translation MADRQDVSHIVPLDSQPEAAIEQLLDAAFGADRHGRTAYRIRDGMPWLPALSFATVDAQGALIGSLQSWPVALTGEDGAQIPLIMVGPVAVDPAHQFGGHGRAMMDAVVAAARAQGSEPLMMIGDPEYYGRFWGFVAEGTAGWDAPGPFEPRRLLALSVDGRPVGGSGMLGPRIAVAA, from the coding sequence ATGGCGGATCGGCAAGACGTGTCTCACATTGTTCCCCTGGACAGCCAGCCCGAAGCGGCAATCGAGCAACTGCTCGACGCGGCGTTCGGCGCCGACCGGCACGGACGCACGGCCTATCGCATCCGCGACGGTATGCCCTGGTTGCCCGCCCTCTCCTTCGCCACCGTCGACGCCCAAGGCGCGCTGATCGGGTCGCTGCAAAGCTGGCCGGTGGCGCTGACGGGTGAGGATGGCGCGCAAATCCCGCTGATCATGGTGGGGCCGGTGGCGGTCGATCCGGCGCATCAGTTTGGCGGCCATGGCCGGGCGATGATGGACGCGGTGGTCGCCGCCGCGCGCGCGCAGGGCAGCGAGCCGCTGATGATGATCGGCGATCCCGAATATTATGGCCGTTTCTGGGGCTTTGTCGCGGAGGGCACGGCAGGCTGGGACGCGCCCGGCCCGTTCGAGCCGCGCCGGTTGCTGGCATTGTCGGTCGATGGTCGTCCGGTCGGCGGAAGCGGGATGCTCGGTCCCAGAATCGCCGTCGCGGCCTGA
- a CDS encoding DUF1285 domain-containing protein, translated as MPMEPLPDLSTLSLADIARLAAEKRLPPVEKWNPDHCGDSEMRIARDGTWFHQGSPIGRETMVRLFSSILRREPDGSHVLVTPFEKLDIAVEDAPFVAVELKSEGEGRGRTLAFQIKNGDIVTAGPDHKLCLRETPDGPHPYLHVRGGMEALVARSVYYELMNLALEEDAERIGLWSDGAFFPLDGAA; from the coding sequence ATGCCGATGGAGCCCCTGCCCGACCTGTCCACCCTCTCGCTCGCCGATATCGCGCGGCTGGCTGCCGAAAAGCGCCTGCCGCCGGTCGAGAAGTGGAATCCCGATCATTGCGGCGACAGCGAGATGCGGATCGCGCGCGACGGCACCTGGTTTCACCAGGGATCGCCGATCGGCCGGGAAACGATGGTGCGGCTCTTCTCCTCCATATTGCGGCGCGAGCCGGACGGCAGCCATGTGCTGGTGACGCCGTTCGAGAAGCTTGACATCGCGGTGGAGGATGCGCCCTTCGTCGCCGTCGAACTGAAGAGCGAAGGTGAAGGCCGCGGCCGCACCCTCGCCTTCCAGATCAAGAATGGCGACATCGTGACCGCCGGGCCGGACCACAAGCTGTGCCTGCGCGAGACGCCGGATGGGCCGCATCCCTATCTGCATGTGCGCGGCGGAATGGAGGCGCTGGTGGCGCGCAGCGTCTATTATGAGTTGATGAACCTGGCGCTGGAAGAAGACGCCGAGCGCATCGGCCTGTGGAGCGACGGCGCCTTCTTCCCGCTGGACGGGGCGGCATGA
- a CDS encoding CoA pyrophosphatase has translation MTLAQRLRAALEEGHRREDLAPDDMRDPRIDGEIALAPAAVLVAITDRAEPGLILTERSSRLRKHAGQIAFPGGRVDAGDADEIAGALREAQEEIALPPDRVQVIGTSDHYHTFTGFDIIPVLGVIPPDLPLRAQESEVADWFELPLAYALDPARRVRHAVEYEGRQRHYYEIYWEGRRIWGITAAILANLSRRLGHDHIPA, from the coding sequence ATGACGCTGGCGCAGCGGTTGCGCGCCGCGCTGGAAGAAGGGCACAGGCGCGAAGATCTGGCGCCCGACGATATGCGCGATCCGCGGATCGACGGAGAGATTGCGCTGGCGCCCGCGGCCGTGCTGGTGGCGATCACCGACCGAGCGGAACCCGGCCTGATCCTGACCGAGCGATCGTCGCGCCTGCGCAAACATGCGGGCCAGATCGCCTTTCCGGGTGGCCGGGTGGATGCGGGCGACGCCGACGAGATCGCCGGGGCCCTGCGCGAGGCGCAGGAGGAAATCGCGTTGCCGCCCGACCGGGTGCAGGTGATCGGGACGTCCGATCACTACCACACCTTTACCGGCTTCGACATTATCCCGGTGCTGGGCGTCATTCCGCCCGACCTGCCGCTGCGCGCGCAGGAAAGCGAGGTCGCCGACTGGTTCGAACTGCCGCTCGCTTACGCGCTCGATCCCGCGCGCAGGGTGCGCCATGCGGTGGAATATGAGGGCAGGCAGCGTCATTATTACGAGATATATTGGGAAGGCCGCCGCATCTGGGGGATCACCGCCGCCATTCTCGCCAACCTCTCGCGCAGGCTGGGCCATGACCATATACCTGCCTGA